From Etheostoma spectabile isolate EspeVRDwgs_2016 chromosome 19, UIUC_Espe_1.0, whole genome shotgun sequence, the proteins below share one genomic window:
- the LOC116707148 gene encoding E3 ubiquitin-protein ligase TRIM39 isoform X1 has translation MTTQTSAPNMELDVSFEEQFNCCICLDIYTKPATIPCGHTFCLDCIDGFWDTKTKAECPLCKETFRKRPELRINQGYEEIILLYFRSQEGNGDGVGSRRTSLVPPLEAEEIPCDICRGDKSPSFKSCLVCQASYCELHLTPHLRDPALHRHRLTDPATFATSHLCRKHHKPLTMFCKKDQKSVCVQCTERKHKHHQTSPMEQANKRVKIRLRETVSSIQPMIQARLRKVNEIKKSVALSKQITEREIESSAQVCSMLISAIERQHAGLVEELEKRQQEAERRAQELFQELEQELNDLQMRSSELQYLEQTRNPVHLIQSFPSLKRLPSTREWSEVAVHSDNCMGAVTRAVSKLGDICQELANKLSAKEADKLDQYAVNVTLDPDTASGWLVLSPDRKKVSISSKKNYCPIPDSPQRFDSCVCVLGKQSFASGRRYWVVEVGDKTDWDVGVARESINRKGVLTVSPSSGYWAICRRKGSSLSACAGPSVTLHLKETPKKVGVFLDYEEGSVSFYDAEAKTHIYTYSGCDFSELLYPYFNPCVQEDGKNAAPLIICPVDGGVREGRDITIESAA, from the exons ATGACAACCCAAA cttCAGCACCAAACATGGAGCTTGATGTGTCGTTTGAGGAGCAGTTCAACTGCTGCATCTGTCTGGACATCTACACCAAGCCTGCCACCATCCCATGTGGACACACCTTCTGCCTGGACTGCATCGACGGCTTCTGGGACACTAAGACCAAGGCTGAGTGTCCGCTGTGCAAAGAGACATTCAGAAAGCGTCCAGAACTCAGGATCAACCAAGGATATGAAGAAATCATTCTTCTCTATTTCAg GTCTCAGGAGGGCAATGGTGACGGTGTGGGAAGCAGGAGAACTTCCCTTGTCCCACCTTTGGAGGCTGAAGAGATTCCCTGCGACATCTGCCGCggagacaagtctccatcattCAAGTCGTGCCTCGTGTGCCAGGCGTCTTATTGTGAACTTCACCTCACACCGCACCTGAGGGATCCAGCGCTGCACAGACACCGACTTACTGATCCGGCCACCTTCGCCACCAGTCACCTCTGCAGAAAGCACCACAAGCCGCTGACAATGTTCTGCAAGAAGGACCAGAAGTCTGTTTGTGTTCAATGCACAGAgaggaaacacaaacaccaccagACCTCCCCCATGGAGCAGGCGAACAAGAGGGTGAAG aTTCGTTTGAGGGAGACGGTATCCAGCATTCAACCGATGATCCAGGCTAGACTGAGaaaagtgaatgaaattaaaaaatcagTGGCTCTAAGCAAA CAAATcacagagagggagatagagagCAGTGCTCAGGTGTGCAGCATGCTGATAAGCGCCATCGAGAGACAGCATGCCGGGCTGgtggaggagctggagaagaGGCAGCAAGAAGCTGAGAGGAGAGCCCAGGAGCTGTTCCAGGAGCTGGAGCAGGAACTCAATGATCTGCAGATGAGGAGCAGCGAACTGCAGTACCTGGAGCAAACTCGGAACCCTGTTCACCTCATACAG AGTTTCCCGTCTCTAAAGCGACTCCCTTCCACTAGAGAGTGGTCAGAGGTCGCAGTCCACTCAGATAACTGCATGGGGGCGGTGACGAGAGCCGTCTCCAAGCTTGGGGACATCTGCCAGGAACTTGCCAACAAACTATCCGCAAAAG AAGCAGACAAACTGGATCAATATGCAG TCAATGTCACTCTGGATCCTGATACTGCTTCAGGCTGGCTGGTCCTGTCTCCAGACAGAAAGAAG GTGAGCATCAGCAGCAAGAAGAACTATTGTCCAATCCCAGACAGTCCTCAGCGCTTTGACTCCTGCGTCTGTGTTTTGGGGAAACAAAGCTTTGCATCTGGAAGACGCTACTGGGTTGTTGAG GTTGGGGATAAAACAGACTGGGATGTCGGCGTGGCCAGGGAGTCCATCAACAGGAAGGGGGTCCTCACGGTGTCTCCCAGCAGCGGGTACTGGGCGATCTGCCGGAGGAAAGGGAGCAGTCTCAGCGCCTGTGCCGGTCCCTCTGTCACCCTCCACCTCAAGGAAACCCCCAAGAAAGTGGGCGTGTTCCTGGACTACGAGGAAGGGTCGGTGTCCTTCTACGACGCAGAAGCAAAGACCCACATTTACACTTACAGCGGGTGTGACTTCTCTGAGCTCCTCTACCCGTACTTTAACCCCTGTGTCCAAGAAGATGGGAAGAACGCCGCCCCGCTGATTATCTGTCCTGTAGACGGAGGAGTCAGGGAAGGTCGGGACATAACCATTGAGTCAGCTGCATGA
- the LOC116707148 gene encoding E3 ubiquitin-protein ligase TRIM39 isoform X2: MTTQTSAPNMELDVSFEEQFNCCICLDIYTKPATIPCGHTFCLDCIDGFWDTKTKAECPLCKETFRKRPELRINQGYEEIILLYFRSQEGNGDGVGSRRTSLVPPLEAEEIPCDICRGDKSPSFKSCLVCQASYCELHLTPHLRDPALHRHRLTDPATFATSHLCRKHHKPLTMFCKKDQKSVCVQCTERKHKHHQTSPMEQANKRVKIRLRETVSSIQPMIQARLRKVNEIKKSVALSKQITEREIESSAQVCSMLISAIERQHAGLVEELEKRQQEAERRAQELFQELEQELNDLQMRSSELQYLEQTRNPVHLIQSFPSLKRLPSTREWSEVAVHSDNCMGAVTRAVSKLGDICQELANKLSAKEADKLDQYAVNVTLDPDTASGWLVLSPDRKKVSISSKKNYCPIPDSPQRFDSCVCVLGKQSFASGRRYWVVEVGDKTDWDVGVARESINRKGVLTVSPSSGYWAICRRKGSSLSACAGPSVTLHLKETPKKVGVFLDYEEGSVSFYDAEAKTHIYTYSGCDFSELLYPYFNPCVQEDGKNAAPLIICPVDGGVREGRDITIESAA; encoded by the exons ATGACAACCCAAA cttCAGCACCAAACATGGAGCTTGATGTGTCGTTTGAGGAGCAGTTCAACTGCTGCATCTGTCTGGACATCTACACCAAGCCTGCCACCATCCCATGTGGACACACCTTCTGCCTGGACTGCATCGACGGCTTCTGGGACACTAAGACCAAGGCTGAGTGTCCGCTGTGCAAAGAGACATTCAGAAAGCGTCCAGAACTCAGGATCAACCAAGGATATGAAGAAATCATTCTTCTCTATTTCAg GTCTCAGGAGGGCAATGGTGACGGTGTGGGAAGCAGGAGAACTTCCCTTGTCCCACCTTTGGAGGCTGAAGAGATTCCCTGCGACATCTGCCGCggagacaagtctccatcattCAAGTCGTGCCTCGTGTGCCAGGCGTCTTATTGTGAACTTCACCTCACACCGCACCTGAGGGATCCAGCGCTGCACAGACACCGACTTACTGATCCGGCCACCTTCGCCACCAGTCACCTCTGCAGAAAGCACCACAAGCCGCTGACAATGTTCTGCAAGAAGGACCAGAAGTCTGTTTGTGTTCAATGCACAGAgaggaaacacaaacaccaccagACCTCCCCCATGGAGCAGGCGAACAAGAGGGTGAAG aTTCGTTTGAGGGAGACGGTATCCAGCATTCAACCGATGATCCAGGCTAGACTGAGaaaagtgaatgaaattaaaaaatcagTGGCTCTAAGCAAA CAAATcacagagagggagatagagagCAGTGCTCAGGTGTGCAGCATGCTGATAAGCGCCATCGAGAGACAGCATGCCGGGCTGgtggaggagctggagaagaGGCAGCAAGAAGCTGAGAGGAGAGCCCAGGAGCTGTTCCAGGAGCTGGAGCAGGAACTCAATGATCTGCAGATGAGGAGCAGCGAACTGCAGTACCTGGAGCAAACTCGGAACCCTGTTCACCTCATACAG AGTTTCCCGTCTCTAAAGCGACTCCCTTCCACTAGAGAGTGGTCAGAGGTCGCAGTCCACTCAGATAACTGCATGGGGGCGGTGACGAGAGCCGTCTCCAAGCTTGGGGACATCTGCCAGGAACTTGCCAACAAACTATCCGCAAAAG AAGCAGACAAACTGGATCAATA TGCAGTCAATGTCACTCTGGATCCTGATACTGCTTCAGGCTGGCTGGTCCTGTCTCCAGACAGAAAGAAG GTGAGCATCAGCAGCAAGAAGAACTATTGTCCAATCCCAGACAGTCCTCAGCGCTTTGACTCCTGCGTCTGTGTTTTGGGGAAACAAAGCTTTGCATCTGGAAGACGCTACTGGGTTGTTGAG GTTGGGGATAAAACAGACTGGGATGTCGGCGTGGCCAGGGAGTCCATCAACAGGAAGGGGGTCCTCACGGTGTCTCCCAGCAGCGGGTACTGGGCGATCTGCCGGAGGAAAGGGAGCAGTCTCAGCGCCTGTGCCGGTCCCTCTGTCACCCTCCACCTCAAGGAAACCCCCAAGAAAGTGGGCGTGTTCCTGGACTACGAGGAAGGGTCGGTGTCCTTCTACGACGCAGAAGCAAAGACCCACATTTACACTTACAGCGGGTGTGACTTCTCTGAGCTCCTCTACCCGTACTTTAACCCCTGTGTCCAAGAAGATGGGAAGAACGCCGCCCCGCTGATTATCTGTCCTGTAGACGGAGGAGTCAGGGAAGGTCGGGACATAACCATTGAGTCAGCTGCATGA
- the LOC116707148 gene encoding E3 ubiquitin-protein ligase TRIM39 isoform X3 — protein sequence MTTQTTPNMELDVSFEEQFNCCICLDIYTKPATIPCGHTFCLDCIDGFWDTKTKAECPLCKETFRKRPELRINQGYEEIILLYFRSQEGNGDGVGSRRTSLVPPLEAEEIPCDICRGDKSPSFKSCLVCQASYCELHLTPHLRDPALHRHRLTDPATFATSHLCRKHHKPLTMFCKKDQKSVCVQCTERKHKHHQTSPMEQANKRVKIRLRETVSSIQPMIQARLRKVNEIKKSVALSKQITEREIESSAQVCSMLISAIERQHAGLVEELEKRQQEAERRAQELFQELEQELNDLQMRSSELQYLEQTRNPVHLIQSFPSLKRLPSTREWSEVAVHSDNCMGAVTRAVSKLGDICQELANKLSAKEADKLDQYAVNVTLDPDTASGWLVLSPDRKKVSISSKKNYCPIPDSPQRFDSCVCVLGKQSFASGRRYWVVEVGDKTDWDVGVARESINRKGVLTVSPSSGYWAICRRKGSSLSACAGPSVTLHLKETPKKVGVFLDYEEGSVSFYDAEAKTHIYTYSGCDFSELLYPYFNPCVQEDGKNAAPLIICPVDGGVREGRDITIESAA from the exons ATGACAACCCAAACAA CACCAAACATGGAGCTTGATGTGTCGTTTGAGGAGCAGTTCAACTGCTGCATCTGTCTGGACATCTACACCAAGCCTGCCACCATCCCATGTGGACACACCTTCTGCCTGGACTGCATCGACGGCTTCTGGGACACTAAGACCAAGGCTGAGTGTCCGCTGTGCAAAGAGACATTCAGAAAGCGTCCAGAACTCAGGATCAACCAAGGATATGAAGAAATCATTCTTCTCTATTTCAg GTCTCAGGAGGGCAATGGTGACGGTGTGGGAAGCAGGAGAACTTCCCTTGTCCCACCTTTGGAGGCTGAAGAGATTCCCTGCGACATCTGCCGCggagacaagtctccatcattCAAGTCGTGCCTCGTGTGCCAGGCGTCTTATTGTGAACTTCACCTCACACCGCACCTGAGGGATCCAGCGCTGCACAGACACCGACTTACTGATCCGGCCACCTTCGCCACCAGTCACCTCTGCAGAAAGCACCACAAGCCGCTGACAATGTTCTGCAAGAAGGACCAGAAGTCTGTTTGTGTTCAATGCACAGAgaggaaacacaaacaccaccagACCTCCCCCATGGAGCAGGCGAACAAGAGGGTGAAG aTTCGTTTGAGGGAGACGGTATCCAGCATTCAACCGATGATCCAGGCTAGACTGAGaaaagtgaatgaaattaaaaaatcagTGGCTCTAAGCAAA CAAATcacagagagggagatagagagCAGTGCTCAGGTGTGCAGCATGCTGATAAGCGCCATCGAGAGACAGCATGCCGGGCTGgtggaggagctggagaagaGGCAGCAAGAAGCTGAGAGGAGAGCCCAGGAGCTGTTCCAGGAGCTGGAGCAGGAACTCAATGATCTGCAGATGAGGAGCAGCGAACTGCAGTACCTGGAGCAAACTCGGAACCCTGTTCACCTCATACAG AGTTTCCCGTCTCTAAAGCGACTCCCTTCCACTAGAGAGTGGTCAGAGGTCGCAGTCCACTCAGATAACTGCATGGGGGCGGTGACGAGAGCCGTCTCCAAGCTTGGGGACATCTGCCAGGAACTTGCCAACAAACTATCCGCAAAAG AAGCAGACAAACTGGATCAATATGCAG TCAATGTCACTCTGGATCCTGATACTGCTTCAGGCTGGCTGGTCCTGTCTCCAGACAGAAAGAAG GTGAGCATCAGCAGCAAGAAGAACTATTGTCCAATCCCAGACAGTCCTCAGCGCTTTGACTCCTGCGTCTGTGTTTTGGGGAAACAAAGCTTTGCATCTGGAAGACGCTACTGGGTTGTTGAG GTTGGGGATAAAACAGACTGGGATGTCGGCGTGGCCAGGGAGTCCATCAACAGGAAGGGGGTCCTCACGGTGTCTCCCAGCAGCGGGTACTGGGCGATCTGCCGGAGGAAAGGGAGCAGTCTCAGCGCCTGTGCCGGTCCCTCTGTCACCCTCCACCTCAAGGAAACCCCCAAGAAAGTGGGCGTGTTCCTGGACTACGAGGAAGGGTCGGTGTCCTTCTACGACGCAGAAGCAAAGACCCACATTTACACTTACAGCGGGTGTGACTTCTCTGAGCTCCTCTACCCGTACTTTAACCCCTGTGTCCAAGAAGATGGGAAGAACGCCGCCCCGCTGATTATCTGTCCTGTAGACGGAGGAGTCAGGGAAGGTCGGGACATAACCATTGAGTCAGCTGCATGA
- the LOC116707147 gene encoding E3 ubiquitin-protein ligase TRIM39 isoform X2, translated as MTTQTTEPNMALDVSFEEQFNCCICLDIYTKPATIPCGHTFCLDCIDGFWDTKTKAECPLCKETFRKRPELRTNQGYEEILLLYLRSQEGNGDGVGSRRTSLVPPLEAEEIPCDICRGDKSPSFKSCLVCQASYCELHLTPHLRDPALHRHRLTDPATFATSHLCRKHHKPLTMFCKKDQKSVCVQCTERKHKHHQTVPVEQANKRVKIRLRETVSSIQPMIQARLRKVNEIKKSVALSKQITEREIESSAQVCSMLISAIERQHAGLVEELEKRQQEAERRAQELFQELEQELNDLQMRSSELQYLEQTRNPIHLIQSFPSLKRLPSTREWSEVAVHSDNCMGAVTRAVSKLGDICQELANKLSAKEADKLDQYAVNVTLDPDTASGWLVLSPDRKKVSVSSKKNYCPFPDSPQRFDSCVCVLGKQSFASGRRYWVVEVGDKTDWDVGVARESINRKGVLTVSPSSGYWAICRRKGSSLSACAGPSVTLHLKETPKKVGVFLDYEEGSVSFYDAEAKTHIYTYSGCDFSELLYPYFNPCVQEDGKNAAPLIICPVDGGVREGRDITIESAA; from the exons ATGACAACCCAGACCACAG AACCAAACATGGCGCTTGATGTGTCGTTTGAGGAGCAGTTCAACTGCTGCATCTGTCTGGACATCTACACCAAGCCTGCCACCATCCCATGTGGACACACCTTCTGCCTGGACTGCATCGACGGCTTCTGGGACACTAAGACCAAGGCTGAGTGTCCGCTGTGCAAAGAGACATTCAGAAAGCGTCCAGAACTCAGGACCAACCAAGGATATGAAGAAATCCTTCTTCTCTATTTAAG GTCTCAGGAGGGCAATGGTGACGGTGTGGGAAGCAGGAGAACTTCCCTTGTCCCACCTTTGGAGGCTGAAGAGATTCCCTGCGACATCTGCCGCggagacaagtctccatcattCAAGTCGTGCCTCGTGTGCCAGGCGTCTTATTGTGAACTTCACCTCACACCGCACCTGAGGGATCCAGCGCTGCACAGACACCGACTTACTGATCCGGCCACCTTCGCCACCAGTCACCTCTGCAGAAAGCACCACAAGCCGCTGACAATGTTCTGCAAGAAGGACCAGAAGTCTGTTTGTGTTCAATGCACAGAgaggaaacacaaacaccaccagACCGTCCCCGTGGAGCAGGCGAACAAGAGGGTGAAG aTTCGTTTGAGGGAGACGGTATCCAGCATTCAACCGATGATCCAGGCCAGACTGAGaaaagtgaatgaaattaaaaaatcagTGGCACTAAGCAAA CAAATcacagagagggagatagagagCAGTGCTCAGGTGTGCAGCATGCTGATAAGCGCCATCGAGAGACAGCATGCCGGGCTGgtggaggagctggagaagaGGCAGCAAGAAGCTGAGAGGAGAGCCCAGGAGCTGTTCCAGGAGCTGGAGCAGGAACTCAATGATCTGCAGATGAGGAGCAGCGAACTGCAGTACCTGGAGCAAACTCGGAACCCTATTCACCTCATACAG AGTTTCCCGTCTCTAAAGCGACTCCCTTCCACTAGAGAATGGTCTGAGGTCGCAGTCCACTCAGATAACTGCATGGGGGCGGTGACGAGAGCCGTCTCCAAGCTTGGGGACATCTGCCAGGAACTTGCCAACAAACTATCCGCAAAAG AAGCAGACAAACTGGATCAATA TGCAGTCAATGTCACTCTGGATCCTGATACTGCTTCAGGCTGGCTGGTCCTGTCTCCAGACAGAAAGAAG GTGAGTGTCAGCAGCAAGAAGAACTATTGTCCATTCCCAGACAGTCCTCAGCGCTTTGACTCCTGCGTCTGTGTTTTGGGGAAACAAAGCTTTGCATCTGGAAGACGCTACTGGGTTGTTGAG GTTGGGGATAAAACAGACTGGGATGTCGGCGTGGCCAGGGAGTCCATCAACAGGAAGGGGGTCCTCACGGTGTCTCCCAGCAGCGGGTACTGGGCGATCTGCCGGAGGAAAGGGAGCAGTCTCAGCGCCTGTGCCGGTCCCTCCGTCACCCTCCACCTCAAGGAAACCCCCAAGAAAGTGGGCGTGTTCCTGGACTACGAGGAAGGGTCGGTGTCCTTCTACGACGCAGAAGCAAAGACCCACATTTACACTTACAGCGGGTGTGACTTCTCTGAGCTCCTCTACCCGTACTTTAACCCCTGTGTCCAAGAAGATGGGAAGAACGCCGCCCCGCTGATTATCTGTCCTGTAGACGGAGGAGTCAGGGAAGGTCGGGACATAACCATTGAGTCAGCTGCATAA
- the LOC116707147 gene encoding E3 ubiquitin-protein ligase TRIM39 isoform X1 yields the protein MTTQTTEPNMALDVSFEEQFNCCICLDIYTKPATIPCGHTFCLDCIDGFWDTKTKAECPLCKETFRKRPELRTNQGYEEILLLYLRSQEGNGDGVGSRRTSLVPPLEAEEIPCDICRGDKSPSFKSCLVCQASYCELHLTPHLRDPALHRHRLTDPATFATSHLCRKHHKPLTMFCKKDQKSVCVQCTERKHKHHQTVPVEQANKRVKIRLRETVSSIQPMIQARLRKVNEIKKSVALSKQITEREIESSAQVCSMLISAIERQHAGLVEELEKRQQEAERRAQELFQELEQELNDLQMRSSELQYLEQTRNPIHLIQSFPSLKRLPSTREWSEVAVHSDNCMGAVTRAVSKLGDICQELANKLSAKEADKLDQYAVNVTLDPDTASGWLVLSPDRKKVSVSSKKNYCPFPDSPQRFDSCVCVLGKQSFASGRRYWVVEVGDKTDWDVGVARESINRKGVLTVSPSSGYWAICRRKGSSLSACAGPSVTLHLKETPKKVGVFLDYEEGSVSFYDAEAKTHIYTYSGCDFSELLYPYFNPCVQEDGKNAAPLIICPVDGGVREGRDITIESAA from the exons ATGACAACCCAGACCACAG AACCAAACATGGCGCTTGATGTGTCGTTTGAGGAGCAGTTCAACTGCTGCATCTGTCTGGACATCTACACCAAGCCTGCCACCATCCCATGTGGACACACCTTCTGCCTGGACTGCATCGACGGCTTCTGGGACACTAAGACCAAGGCTGAGTGTCCGCTGTGCAAAGAGACATTCAGAAAGCGTCCAGAACTCAGGACCAACCAAGGATATGAAGAAATCCTTCTTCTCTATTTAAG GTCTCAGGAGGGCAATGGTGACGGTGTGGGAAGCAGGAGAACTTCCCTTGTCCCACCTTTGGAGGCTGAAGAGATTCCCTGCGACATCTGCCGCggagacaagtctccatcattCAAGTCGTGCCTCGTGTGCCAGGCGTCTTATTGTGAACTTCACCTCACACCGCACCTGAGGGATCCAGCGCTGCACAGACACCGACTTACTGATCCGGCCACCTTCGCCACCAGTCACCTCTGCAGAAAGCACCACAAGCCGCTGACAATGTTCTGCAAGAAGGACCAGAAGTCTGTTTGTGTTCAATGCACAGAgaggaaacacaaacaccaccagACCGTCCCCGTGGAGCAGGCGAACAAGAGGGTGAAG aTTCGTTTGAGGGAGACGGTATCCAGCATTCAACCGATGATCCAGGCCAGACTGAGaaaagtgaatgaaattaaaaaatcagTGGCACTAAGCAAA CAAATcacagagagggagatagagagCAGTGCTCAGGTGTGCAGCATGCTGATAAGCGCCATCGAGAGACAGCATGCCGGGCTGgtggaggagctggagaagaGGCAGCAAGAAGCTGAGAGGAGAGCCCAGGAGCTGTTCCAGGAGCTGGAGCAGGAACTCAATGATCTGCAGATGAGGAGCAGCGAACTGCAGTACCTGGAGCAAACTCGGAACCCTATTCACCTCATACAG AGTTTCCCGTCTCTAAAGCGACTCCCTTCCACTAGAGAATGGTCTGAGGTCGCAGTCCACTCAGATAACTGCATGGGGGCGGTGACGAGAGCCGTCTCCAAGCTTGGGGACATCTGCCAGGAACTTGCCAACAAACTATCCGCAAAAG AAGCAGACAAACTGGATCAATATGCAG TCAATGTCACTCTGGATCCTGATACTGCTTCAGGCTGGCTGGTCCTGTCTCCAGACAGAAAGAAG GTGAGTGTCAGCAGCAAGAAGAACTATTGTCCATTCCCAGACAGTCCTCAGCGCTTTGACTCCTGCGTCTGTGTTTTGGGGAAACAAAGCTTTGCATCTGGAAGACGCTACTGGGTTGTTGAG GTTGGGGATAAAACAGACTGGGATGTCGGCGTGGCCAGGGAGTCCATCAACAGGAAGGGGGTCCTCACGGTGTCTCCCAGCAGCGGGTACTGGGCGATCTGCCGGAGGAAAGGGAGCAGTCTCAGCGCCTGTGCCGGTCCCTCCGTCACCCTCCACCTCAAGGAAACCCCCAAGAAAGTGGGCGTGTTCCTGGACTACGAGGAAGGGTCGGTGTCCTTCTACGACGCAGAAGCAAAGACCCACATTTACACTTACAGCGGGTGTGACTTCTCTGAGCTCCTCTACCCGTACTTTAACCCCTGTGTCCAAGAAGATGGGAAGAACGCCGCCCCGCTGATTATCTGTCCTGTAGACGGAGGAGTCAGGGAAGGTCGGGACATAACCATTGAGTCAGCTGCATAA
- the LOC116707147 gene encoding E3 ubiquitin-protein ligase TRIM39 isoform X3, which yields MALDVSFEEQFNCCICLDIYTKPATIPCGHTFCLDCIDGFWDTKTKAECPLCKETFRKRPELRTNQGYEEILLLYLRSQEGNGDGVGSRRTSLVPPLEAEEIPCDICRGDKSPSFKSCLVCQASYCELHLTPHLRDPALHRHRLTDPATFATSHLCRKHHKPLTMFCKKDQKSVCVQCTERKHKHHQTVPVEQANKRVKIRLRETVSSIQPMIQARLRKVNEIKKSVALSKQITEREIESSAQVCSMLISAIERQHAGLVEELEKRQQEAERRAQELFQELEQELNDLQMRSSELQYLEQTRNPIHLIQSFPSLKRLPSTREWSEVAVHSDNCMGAVTRAVSKLGDICQELANKLSAKEADKLDQYAVNVTLDPDTASGWLVLSPDRKKVSVSSKKNYCPFPDSPQRFDSCVCVLGKQSFASGRRYWVVEVGDKTDWDVGVARESINRKGVLTVSPSSGYWAICRRKGSSLSACAGPSVTLHLKETPKKVGVFLDYEEGSVSFYDAEAKTHIYTYSGCDFSELLYPYFNPCVQEDGKNAAPLIICPVDGGVREGRDITIESAA from the exons ATGGCGCTTGATGTGTCGTTTGAGGAGCAGTTCAACTGCTGCATCTGTCTGGACATCTACACCAAGCCTGCCACCATCCCATGTGGACACACCTTCTGCCTGGACTGCATCGACGGCTTCTGGGACACTAAGACCAAGGCTGAGTGTCCGCTGTGCAAAGAGACATTCAGAAAGCGTCCAGAACTCAGGACCAACCAAGGATATGAAGAAATCCTTCTTCTCTATTTAAG GTCTCAGGAGGGCAATGGTGACGGTGTGGGAAGCAGGAGAACTTCCCTTGTCCCACCTTTGGAGGCTGAAGAGATTCCCTGCGACATCTGCCGCggagacaagtctccatcattCAAGTCGTGCCTCGTGTGCCAGGCGTCTTATTGTGAACTTCACCTCACACCGCACCTGAGGGATCCAGCGCTGCACAGACACCGACTTACTGATCCGGCCACCTTCGCCACCAGTCACCTCTGCAGAAAGCACCACAAGCCGCTGACAATGTTCTGCAAGAAGGACCAGAAGTCTGTTTGTGTTCAATGCACAGAgaggaaacacaaacaccaccagACCGTCCCCGTGGAGCAGGCGAACAAGAGGGTGAAG aTTCGTTTGAGGGAGACGGTATCCAGCATTCAACCGATGATCCAGGCCAGACTGAGaaaagtgaatgaaattaaaaaatcagTGGCACTAAGCAAA CAAATcacagagagggagatagagagCAGTGCTCAGGTGTGCAGCATGCTGATAAGCGCCATCGAGAGACAGCATGCCGGGCTGgtggaggagctggagaagaGGCAGCAAGAAGCTGAGAGGAGAGCCCAGGAGCTGTTCCAGGAGCTGGAGCAGGAACTCAATGATCTGCAGATGAGGAGCAGCGAACTGCAGTACCTGGAGCAAACTCGGAACCCTATTCACCTCATACAG AGTTTCCCGTCTCTAAAGCGACTCCCTTCCACTAGAGAATGGTCTGAGGTCGCAGTCCACTCAGATAACTGCATGGGGGCGGTGACGAGAGCCGTCTCCAAGCTTGGGGACATCTGCCAGGAACTTGCCAACAAACTATCCGCAAAAG AAGCAGACAAACTGGATCAATATGCAG TCAATGTCACTCTGGATCCTGATACTGCTTCAGGCTGGCTGGTCCTGTCTCCAGACAGAAAGAAG GTGAGTGTCAGCAGCAAGAAGAACTATTGTCCATTCCCAGACAGTCCTCAGCGCTTTGACTCCTGCGTCTGTGTTTTGGGGAAACAAAGCTTTGCATCTGGAAGACGCTACTGGGTTGTTGAG GTTGGGGATAAAACAGACTGGGATGTCGGCGTGGCCAGGGAGTCCATCAACAGGAAGGGGGTCCTCACGGTGTCTCCCAGCAGCGGGTACTGGGCGATCTGCCGGAGGAAAGGGAGCAGTCTCAGCGCCTGTGCCGGTCCCTCCGTCACCCTCCACCTCAAGGAAACCCCCAAGAAAGTGGGCGTGTTCCTGGACTACGAGGAAGGGTCGGTGTCCTTCTACGACGCAGAAGCAAAGACCCACATTTACACTTACAGCGGGTGTGACTTCTCTGAGCTCCTCTACCCGTACTTTAACCCCTGTGTCCAAGAAGATGGGAAGAACGCCGCCCCGCTGATTATCTGTCCTGTAGACGGAGGAGTCAGGGAAGGTCGGGACATAACCATTGAGTCAGCTGCATAA